Proteins encoded together in one Peribacillus asahii window:
- a CDS encoding radical SAM/SPASM domain-containing protein has translation MKKFKKFYLEITSVCNLACSFCPPTERQKQFISVEDFSKRLDQIKPHTDYIYLHVKGEPLLHPKIDQLLDLSHEKGFKVNITTNGTLINKKREKLLNKPALRQMNFSLHSFDGHIGSKDKEGYVRSIISFIKEATSQSEMIVSLRLWNLTQDNTTNIERKRNRELLEIIEKEFDLDYKIEEKVVPGSGVKIAERIFINQDYEFQWPALHEEEDDGKGFCYGMRNQAGILANGTVIPCCLDGEGVINLGNINDHSFSDIIEMDRAKNLVDGFSRRVAVEELCRKCGYRKRFGK, from the coding sequence GTGAAAAAATTTAAAAAGTTTTACTTAGAGATTACAAGTGTGTGTAATCTTGCATGCAGCTTTTGTCCGCCAACAGAACGACAGAAGCAATTCATTTCTGTGGAGGATTTTTCTAAGAGATTAGACCAAATTAAACCGCACACAGACTACATTTATTTACATGTAAAAGGTGAGCCGCTGCTCCATCCTAAAATAGACCAATTGTTAGACTTAAGTCATGAAAAAGGGTTTAAAGTCAATATCACAACCAATGGAACATTAATTAATAAAAAGAGGGAAAAATTATTAAATAAGCCTGCGCTAAGACAAATGAATTTCTCACTCCATAGCTTTGATGGCCATATTGGTTCTAAAGATAAGGAAGGGTATGTTAGAAGTATCATTTCTTTTATTAAAGAAGCAACGAGCCAATCAGAAATGATTGTTTCCCTGAGATTATGGAACCTTACACAAGACAATACGACGAATATTGAAAGAAAACGAAACAGAGAATTACTAGAAATTATTGAGAAAGAATTTGATTTAGACTACAAAATTGAAGAGAAGGTCGTACCAGGAAGCGGCGTGAAAATTGCGGAACGCATCTTCATTAATCAAGATTACGAGTTTCAGTGGCCTGCGTTACATGAAGAAGAAGATGATGGGAAGGGCTTCTGCTATGGCATGCGAAATCAAGCAGGGATTTTAGCAAATGGAACGGTTATCCCTTGTTGTCTGGATGGTGAGGGAGTTATTAACCTTGGAAATATTAATGATCATTCATTTTCTGATATTATCGAGATGGATAGAGCCAAAAACCTTGTAGATGGTTTTTCACGAAGAGTGGCAGTCGAGGAACTATGTAGAAAATGCGGATATCGCAAAAGGTTTGGAAAATAG
- the dcuS gene encoding DcuS/MalK family sensor histidine kinase, whose translation MKKSKLSLQAIIIIFVCIVVALSLGITDLIISKRITSSVEDTEKEKALNVAKMVSLSPLVIDGLERSTNISEIQAFANQIKDKTNVNFVVVMDMKGIRLSHPDPSEVGKLFRGGDEGPVLQGKEYVSISKGILGPSMRAFTPIKNSQGKQVGAVAVGISLENVTMAVHKGRMGMVIGTLIGLLIGVVGAVGLARYIKKILLGLEPPAIARLLEERSSMLQSVREGIIAIDQGGKITLVNRAARKLFKKAGLEENPMGMNIEEYLPETRLTRIVKSGKTEINQEQNLHGVTILVNTVPVVVKNQPVGVIATFRDKTEVQVLAEQLTGVRNYADALRAQAHEFMNKLHVILGLVRTEQYDALANYVSETVNHRETEMGFMMKKIQDPVLAGFLIGKLSFARESGASLLFDCASKIPKPANPEITHELITIIGNLFDNAMDAIADSPNKKVDLKLDYAEDILTIEVKDTGVGMTKSLQNKILDKGFSTKGDNRGFGLYLLAQAIEKLEGDMIISSKPGKGTNFAVYIPYKAEDEQND comes from the coding sequence ATGAAGAAGAGCAAACTTAGTTTACAAGCCATTATTATTATATTTGTATGTATTGTCGTGGCTTTATCACTTGGAATAACGGATTTAATCATAAGCAAAAGAATTACCTCCAGTGTGGAAGACACCGAAAAAGAAAAGGCCCTTAATGTAGCAAAGATGGTTTCCTTAAGCCCGCTGGTGATTGATGGTTTGGAAAGATCAACCAATATATCGGAAATACAAGCTTTTGCCAACCAAATTAAGGATAAAACAAATGTTAATTTTGTTGTTGTGATGGACATGAAAGGAATACGGCTTTCCCATCCGGATCCTAGTGAAGTAGGGAAGCTTTTTAGGGGAGGAGATGAAGGGCCTGTCCTACAAGGGAAAGAGTACGTATCAATCTCAAAAGGCATACTAGGACCATCCATGAGGGCGTTTACCCCAATAAAGAATTCTCAAGGAAAACAAGTTGGTGCAGTTGCTGTAGGAATTTCCTTAGAAAACGTAACAATGGCTGTACATAAAGGTCGAATGGGTATGGTTATTGGTACCTTAATCGGATTATTGATTGGAGTGGTTGGCGCAGTAGGGCTTGCGAGATACATCAAAAAAATCCTTTTAGGACTCGAACCGCCCGCTATTGCCAGGTTGCTTGAAGAACGTAGTTCCATGCTTCAGTCTGTGCGTGAGGGAATAATAGCCATTGACCAGGGAGGAAAAATCACCCTTGTAAACAGGGCGGCCCGTAAGCTCTTTAAAAAAGCTGGACTTGAAGAGAATCCTATGGGAATGAACATCGAAGAATATTTGCCAGAGACTAGGTTAACTCGCATTGTAAAATCGGGTAAAACGGAAATAAATCAAGAACAGAACCTGCATGGGGTTACTATTTTAGTAAATACGGTACCGGTGGTTGTGAAGAATCAACCGGTAGGGGTAATTGCTACATTCCGTGATAAAACAGAGGTTCAAGTTTTGGCCGAACAGCTCACAGGTGTGCGTAACTATGCGGATGCTCTTCGTGCCCAGGCACATGAATTCATGAACAAACTTCATGTCATCCTTGGCCTAGTTCGAACTGAACAATATGATGCACTTGCTAACTATGTGAGTGAAACGGTTAACCACCGGGAAACAGAAATGGGCTTTATGATGAAGAAAATTCAAGACCCTGTTCTTGCTGGATTTTTAATTGGTAAACTAAGCTTTGCTAGAGAATCAGGTGCTTCTTTATTATTTGATTGTGCAAGTAAAATCCCCAAGCCTGCAAACCCGGAAATCACACATGAGCTGATAACAATCATTGGAAATCTCTTCGATAACGCAATGGATGCAATTGCGGACAGTCCAAACAAAAAAGTCGACCTTAAACTTGATTATGCAGAGGATATTTTAACAATCGAGGTTAAAGACACAGGGGTGGGAATGACGAAATCACTCCAAAATAAAATACTGGATAAAGGCTTCTCTACGAAAGGAGACAACCGAGGGTTCGGATTATATCTGTTGGCGCAGGCAATTGAAAAACTAGAGGGGGACATGATTATTTCGTCCAAGCCAGGAAAGGGAACAAATTTTGCCGTGTATATACCGTATAAAGCAGAGGATGAACAGAATGATTAA